In the Sulfurivermis fontis genome, CCTAATACACAGTTATAAACTTGAGAAAGATCGGAGGCCTTTCGTAATGCCACTATTTGAGATGTCAGGGGAAAACCTTATTCCTGTGGAGCAAGCGAACTTCGCTCTGGAGAAGGAGCTACAAACCCTAATTGAGAGGAACCTTTCGGCAGTATTTAACTGCCGCTTTGTTGCCTCAGAGTTCTCAACGGGCGCATTACATGCCGGGCGCATAGACAGCCTCGCGCTGTCCGAGGATAACAATCCTGTAATCATTGAATACAAGAAGGTGGAATCTTCCGAGCTTATAAACCAAAGCCTGTTCTACCTGCACTGGATTCATGATCACAAGGGCGATTTCGAAATAGCCGTTCAGCGGTCACTAGGGAACGGCGTCGAAGTTGACTGGTCCGATGTTCGGGTTATCTGCATTGCGCCGAACTATAAGAAATACGACCTTCATGCGGTTCAAGTGATGGGGGCAAATATAGAGCTGTGGAAGTACCGCCTGTTTAAGAACGGTTCCATTTATCTTGAAGAGGTGTTCCAGGCAACAAAGGTCACCGTGACTGGAGCCCAAATCTCGGACCACCGGGTTCTTTAGTTTCGCTCTCTAGACTACCTTCTTTGCCGGATAGGCGGTAGCCGGAGGCCGATAGTTCAAACGACTGTGCGGTCGTTGCTCGTTGTACATCCGGCGCCATCTCTCGCTGATCACCTCAGCCTCCAGCAAGGTGTGAAACAGCTCCGCATCGAGCACTTCGCGGCGGTAGGTGGCCACCAGGCTTTCAGCCGCCCCGTTCTGCCAAGGCTTGCCAGGGTCGATGTGCGCCATGCGTATGCCACGACGCTGAGCCCAACGCTGCACCACGAAGGCGATGAACTGACCACCGTTGTCACAGCGGACGAAATCGGGGCAGCCATATTGCTCCACCATCCGATCCAGCTCCCGCTCGACATCCACTGCCTTGAAGGAGCGCGCCACCGGCAGTCCCAGGCAATAGGCTGTCGCCTCGTCTTTGACGAGCAGGGTCTGAAAACGCCGGCCATTCTCTAAACGGTCCTCGGAGAAATCCATGCACCAGACGCTGTTCGGCCCATGGGGCGGCGGATCAAGGCGCGCGCCTGTACGCTTCTTCTTGCGGCGTTTACGCCAGTGGGCGGTATAGCCCTCCTGGCGCCACAACCGCCGCACGCGCTTCAGGCTCGCACTAGAACCATTCTCGCGCAGCCATCCGGCTACAAGACGGTAACCCCAGGCCGAGTGCGCCTTGGCAATGTCCTCAATGGCCTCACACAGTGCCTTGTCCTTCTCCGGCTGCCGATACCGATAGGTGACCATTGAGCGCGACACCCCCAGCAACCGGCAGGCCCGACGCTGCGAGATACCGCGTTCGGTCGCGTGCCGCACCGCTTCGAGGCGGTCCGGCACGCCTACCATTTTTTTGCCGCTATCTCCTTCATCACCTCGATTTCGAGGTCCCGCTCGGCCACCAGCTTTTTGAGGCGGGCATTCTCCTGCTGCAGCCGCTTCAGCTCCGTGACCTGGCTTGCCTCCATACCGCCATAGCGCTTGCGCCAGGTATACAGTGTTTGCTCCGAGACCTTGTGCTTGCGGGCGGTCTCCGTCACCCCATGGGCCTGGCTCTCCCGCACTATCCCAACGATCTGCTCTTCGGTGAATCTCGACTTCTTCATAGGTCCTCCACTGGCTTATTATCCTCAACTAGCCAGTGGTCCGAAATTCGGGGAGCACTCCAACCGCATCGCCTTCCTCTGTCGATGCGGGAAAGAACCCAGTCATGGTAGAGGCCGGAAAAAAGGCAGCTCAGGTACGCGCTACAGCCACTTATGAATTCGACGATCACCTTGAGGGAAAACCTGCTCACATTCAGTCACTTATGCACAGCATTCGGGAGTTCATTGTCGGGCTCGATCCTGCTGTCGAGGAAGTGCCAAAGAAATTTTACGTTGCCTACAAAATTTCTCAGAACATTGTTTGCATGGAACCGCAGAGTCGAAACATTAAGCTGTTCGTAAAACTTAGTGCTGCCGATGTTGGGTCACCGCCGAAATTCTATCGTGATGTCACGGAAATCGGGCACTACGGCACAGGCGACGCTGAATTCACAATTGCGTCGGAGCAAGACTTTGAGTTGGTCAAGCCATACATTGAACTGGCGTACAACAAGGTTGGCGGGTAACACTTCTAACACGGCACACCAGCCAGCCGCTCAACCGCTGCGCGGGCTCGCGTCGGCTGAGCTAGGCGTTGAACAGAAACTGAAAAGGACTTCCCATGCCCCACCACACCGCCTCCTGCCACTGCGGCAAAGTAAAGTTCTCCTTCGACTGTCCGCCGATCACCAAGGGCCTGCGCTGCAACTGCTCCATCTGCGCGCGCAAGGGCGCGATGATGTCGCCCGAGCCGATTGCGCCGGAGCTGTTCAGGATTGAAGCGGAGGAAGGCGCGCTGGGGCTGTACCAGTTCGGCGCCGGGCGGCGAAGCACTACTTCTGCAGGCACTGCGGCATCTACACCTTCCACGAAACCGCACGCAAGATCGGCCACTTCCGCGCCAATCTAGGCTGCGTCGACGGCGTGGATACGTTCGCGCTGGAGGCGGACGTGTTCGACGGGAAACATCTGCTGTGATGGCAGGATACGCATTGCGTACCCTACGACCGCTGGAGCCTGTCGCCCCGTGAGTTGAGCCGCGCCTGACTGCCCCCGTCAGTCAGGCGCGCTCACTTGAAGCAGCACCGATCAGCGATTGCCCTTGCCGGCCTTCTTCTCTTCCTCGGCACCGGCCTTCTCGATGCCTTCCAGCGCGGCGACCTCCAGCGCCGGCAGCTCGGGCAGGCTCTTGGCGTCTTCCACCAGCGACTTGAGCTGGGCGTGCAGATCACTGCACAGGGTATACAGTTCGCGGTATTTCTCCGCCAGCTTGGCGGCGTTGTCCTGCGCGGCCTGCATGTTCTTTACCTGCTGCTCCAGGGCCTGCTTTTCCTTGCGCAGGGCGGCATTGGCGGCGGCGACTTCCTTACGCGCGTCGGCCTCGTCCATCTTTTCCTTCTTCAGGGCCTTCAGCTTTTTCACCACGTTTTCCGGCGTGTCGGCCAGGGCGGTGTTGATGGCCTTGATGGCGCGCTCCTTCTCGGCGACGGCGTCCTTCAGCTTCTTCACCTCGGCGGCGTGCTGGGCGCGCTCGGCGACCATTTGCTGTTCGAACTTCTCCAGCTTGGCCTGGGTTTCGGCGCGGGCGGCTTCGGCGATGTTGCGCGCCTTTTCACTGTCGGCCAGTTTCTTCTCCATGGTGGAGACGGCGACCTTGGCCTGCTCCTGCGCCTTGCTGACGCTGATGTCGGCCTCGATATAGCGCTTGATGGCGTTATCGAGGGCAGCCTTGAGTTCTTCCTGGGAACAATTCGGGTCCAGCTTGAGGGCATCGGTTGCGGCGCGCATCAGCACCTGCTTGCTGATGGCGAGGTCTTTCCAAACTTTCAATTGCAGTTCGAGATCTGCTTCAGCCACATGGTTCTCCTTGGAAAACTGTCGGGGGGTCAAATTTTGAGGGGGCACATATTAGTCGAAATCGCGGCAAATTGCTGATTTTTCCGTGGCCTACGGAGGAAGCCGGCTTGGGGAAGGAGGCCGTCGACAGGTGTATGGTGGCCCCAAAAGGCCTCTGCCGCACCGCGATGAGAGCAAGCAAACCCTTTTATATCAATTGGATACGAATACCCGGGCGTGATCGCTCGGTCGGCACGCCGGCTCCCTCTCCCCCCAGGAAGAGAGGGAACCCGGCGTCATGGTTTGGATGGAGGGCCGGTTTCGACGGCCCTACGGTACCGAACCGGCGCCGCGCA is a window encoding:
- a CDS encoding IS3 family transposase produces the protein MVGVPDRLEAVRHATERGISQRRACRLLGVSRSMVTYRYRQPEKDKALCEAIEDIAKAHSAWGYRLVAGWLRENGSSASLKRVRRLWRQEGYTAHWRKRRKKKRTGARLDPPPHGPNSVWCMDFSEDRLENGRRFQTLLVKDEATAYCLGLPVARSFKAVDVERELDRMVEQYGCPDFVRCDNGGQFIAFVVQRWAQRRGIRMAHIDPGKPWQNGAAESLVATYRREVLDAELFHTLLEAEVISERWRRMYNEQRPHSRLNYRPPATAYPAKKVV
- a CDS encoding transposase gives rise to the protein MKKSRFTEEQIVGIVRESQAHGVTETARKHKVSEQTLYTWRKRYGGMEASQVTELKRLQQENARLKKLVAERDLEIEVMKEIAAKKW